One Azoarcus sp. DN11 DNA segment encodes these proteins:
- a CDS encoding phosphatidylserine decarboxylase, protein MANNNYPHPILAREGWPFIAMTLVVALVINTSAGFGWALPFWIVLAFVVQFFRDPARPIPQGAKDVLSPADGRIVAIEPVRDPYLDRDCVKISVFMNVFNVHSNRIPVDGEVVSRWYNAGRFVNAALDKASVENERNALHLRTQDGLDVTCVQVAGLVARRILCYVDPGAKVARGQRYGFIRFGSRVDLYLPPGTRARVTIGDKVSASSTILAELP, encoded by the coding sequence ATGGCCAACAACAACTATCCTCACCCCATCCTGGCACGCGAAGGCTGGCCCTTCATCGCCATGACGCTGGTCGTCGCGCTGGTGATCAACACCTCCGCAGGCTTCGGCTGGGCCCTGCCCTTCTGGATCGTGCTCGCATTCGTCGTGCAGTTCTTCCGCGACCCGGCACGCCCGATCCCGCAGGGCGCCAAGGACGTGCTGTCGCCCGCCGACGGGCGCATCGTCGCGATCGAGCCGGTCCGCGACCCCTATCTCGACCGCGACTGCGTCAAGATCAGCGTGTTCATGAACGTGTTCAACGTCCATTCGAACCGCATCCCGGTCGATGGCGAAGTTGTCAGCCGCTGGTACAACGCCGGGCGCTTCGTGAATGCCGCCCTCGACAAGGCCTCCGTGGAGAACGAGCGCAACGCGCTGCACCTGCGCACGCAGGACGGCCTGGACGTGACCTGCGTGCAGGTCGCCGGCCTGGTCGCCCGCCGCATCCTGTGCTACGTGGATCCGGGTGCAAAGGTTGCGCGCGGTCAGCGCTACGGCTTCATCCGCTTCGGTTCGCGCGTCGATCTGTACCTGCCGCCGGGCACGCGCGCACGCGTGACGATCGGCGACAAGGTCTCGGCCTCCAGCACCATCCTCGCGGAGCTGCCCTGA
- the ilvC gene encoding ketol-acid reductoisomerase produces MKVYYDKDADLSLIKGKKISIIGYGSQGHAHAQNLKDSGCKVTVGLRKDGASWKKAEAAGLKVEEVAKAVKGADVVMILLPDENIPSVYYNDVEPNIKKGATLAFAHGFNVHYNQVVPREDLDVIMVAPKGPGHTVRSEYLKGGGVPSLIAVHQDRSGKAKDIALSYAAANGGTKGGVIETNFREETETDLFGEQAVLCGGAVELVKMGFETLTEAGYAPEMAYFECLHELKLIVDLMYEGGIANMNYSISNNAEYGEYVTGPEVINAASREAMRTALKRIQSGEYAKMFIQEGKTNYPSMTARRRLNAVHPIEQVGGQLREMMPWIRKNKLVDQSKN; encoded by the coding sequence ATGAAAGTCTATTACGACAAGGACGCCGATCTTTCCCTCATCAAGGGCAAGAAGATCTCCATCATCGGCTACGGCTCCCAGGGTCACGCCCACGCGCAGAACCTGAAGGATTCGGGGTGCAAGGTCACCGTCGGCCTGCGCAAGGACGGCGCGTCGTGGAAGAAGGCCGAAGCGGCCGGCCTGAAGGTCGAGGAAGTCGCCAAGGCCGTCAAGGGCGCCGATGTCGTGATGATCCTGCTGCCGGACGAGAACATCCCGTCGGTGTATTACAACGACGTCGAGCCGAACATCAAGAAGGGCGCGACGCTCGCCTTCGCGCACGGCTTCAATGTGCATTACAACCAGGTCGTGCCGCGTGAGGACCTCGACGTGATCATGGTCGCGCCGAAGGGCCCCGGCCACACCGTGCGCTCCGAGTATCTGAAGGGCGGCGGCGTGCCGTCGCTGATCGCCGTGCATCAGGACCGTTCGGGCAAGGCCAAGGACATCGCGCTGTCGTATGCCGCCGCCAACGGCGGCACCAAGGGTGGCGTGATCGAGACCAACTTCCGCGAAGAGACCGAGACCGACCTCTTCGGCGAGCAGGCCGTGCTGTGCGGCGGTGCCGTCGAACTCGTGAAGATGGGCTTCGAGACCCTGACCGAAGCCGGCTACGCGCCGGAGATGGCCTACTTCGAGTGCCTGCACGAGCTGAAGCTGATCGTCGACCTGATGTACGAGGGCGGCATCGCGAACATGAACTACTCGATCTCGAACAACGCCGAATACGGCGAGTACGTGACCGGGCCGGAAGTCATCAACGCCGCGTCGCGCGAAGCGATGCGCACCGCCCTCAAGCGCATCCAGAGCGGCGAGTATGCGAAGATGTTCATCCAGGAAGGCAAGACCAACTATCCTTCGATGACCGCGCGTCGCCGCCTGAACGCCGTCCACCCGATCGAGCAGGTCGGCGGCCAGCTGCGCGAGATGATGCCGTGGATCAGGAAGAACAAACTGGTCGACCAGTCGAAGAACTGA
- the ilvN gene encoding acetolactate synthase small subunit → MRHVISLLIENESGALSRVSGLFSARGYNIESLTVAPTEDASMSRMTIVTTGSDDIIEQITKQLNKLVEVVKVVDISEAAHIERELMLTKVRATGKDREEMKRMAEIFRARIIDVTDTSYVIELTGNQSKLDAFISAIDPTLILESVRSGVCGVGRGDRILKV, encoded by the coding sequence ATGAGACACGTCATCTCCCTGCTGATCGAGAACGAATCGGGCGCCCTGTCGCGCGTTTCGGGCCTGTTTTCCGCCCGCGGCTACAACATCGAATCGCTGACCGTGGCGCCGACCGAGGATGCCTCGATGTCGCGCATGACCATCGTCACCACCGGATCGGACGACATCATCGAACAGATCACCAAGCAGCTGAACAAGCTGGTCGAAGTGGTCAAGGTCGTCGATATCTCTGAGGCCGCGCACATCGAGCGCGAGCTGATGCTCACCAAGGTCCGCGCAACCGGCAAGGACCGCGAGGAGATGAAGCGCATGGCGGAGATCTTCCGCGCGCGCATCATCGACGTCACCGACACGTCCTACGTCATCGAGCTGACCGGCAACCAGTCGAAGCTCGACGCGTTCATCAGCGCCATCGATCCGACACTGATCCTGGAATCGGTACGCTCCGGCGTCTGCGGCGTCGGCCGCGGCGACCGCATCCTGAAGGTCTGA
- a CDS encoding acetolactate synthase 3 catalytic subunit has product MVLTGAEIVIRCLQEEKVDYVFGYPGGAVLYIYDALFNQDKVRHVLVRHEQAAVHAADGYARSTEKVGVALVTSGPGATNAVTGIATAYTDSIPVVIISGQVPTAAIGQDAFQEVDTVGITRPCVKHNFLVKDVRDIANTIKKAFYLAKTGRPGPVLVDIPKDVSAHKCEFEYPKEISMRSYNPVIKGHQGQIRKAVQLLLEAKRPMIYTGGGVVLANAAEQLTKLTRLLGFPITNTLMGLGGYPASDRQYLGMPGMHGTYEANMAMHYSDVLLAVGARFDDRVIGNPDHFAEEPRKIIHVDIDPSSISKRVRVDVPIVGDLKEVLEEMIRQLEAGAARPNPDALGAWWKQVDEWRSRECMKYKNSDEIIKPQFVIQKLWEVTGGDAIVTSDVGQHQMWASQYYRFDKPRRWLNSGGLGTMGVGLPYAMGAQLANPGAQVACVTGEASIQMNIQELSTCKQFRLPIKICNLNNRYLGMVRQWQQLFHGERYSESYMDSLPDFAKLAEAYGHVGLRIERPADVEGALREAFARKNDLVFLDFQIDQTENVYPMVQGGKGLTEMILSAEDL; this is encoded by the coding sequence ATGGTGCTGACTGGAGCGGAAATTGTAATCAGGTGTCTGCAGGAAGAAAAGGTCGATTACGTCTTCGGCTACCCGGGCGGCGCGGTACTCTACATCTATGACGCGCTGTTCAACCAGGACAAGGTCCGCCACGTCCTCGTGCGCCACGAACAGGCCGCGGTGCATGCCGCCGACGGCTACGCCCGCAGCACGGAGAAGGTCGGCGTCGCTCTCGTGACCTCCGGCCCCGGCGCCACCAACGCCGTCACCGGCATCGCGACCGCCTATACCGACTCGATCCCGGTGGTCATCATCAGCGGCCAGGTTCCGACCGCCGCGATCGGCCAGGACGCCTTCCAGGAAGTCGACACCGTCGGCATCACCCGCCCCTGCGTGAAGCACAACTTCCTCGTGAAGGACGTGCGCGACATCGCGAACACCATCAAGAAGGCCTTCTACCTCGCGAAGACCGGCCGCCCCGGCCCGGTGCTGGTCGACATCCCCAAGGATGTGAGCGCACACAAGTGCGAGTTCGAGTATCCGAAAGAGATCTCGATGCGCTCCTACAACCCGGTCATCAAGGGGCACCAGGGCCAGATCCGCAAGGCGGTGCAGCTGCTGCTCGAAGCCAAGCGCCCGATGATCTACACCGGCGGCGGCGTCGTGCTGGCCAACGCGGCCGAGCAGCTCACCAAGCTCACGCGCCTGCTGGGCTTCCCGATCACCAACACGCTGATGGGCCTGGGCGGCTATCCCGCCAGCGACCGCCAGTACCTCGGCATGCCCGGCATGCACGGCACCTACGAAGCCAACATGGCGATGCACTACAGCGACGTGCTGCTCGCCGTCGGCGCCCGCTTCGACGACCGCGTGATCGGCAATCCGGACCACTTCGCCGAAGAGCCGCGCAAGATCATCCACGTCGACATCGACCCGTCGTCGATCTCGAAGCGCGTGCGCGTCGACGTGCCCATCGTCGGCGACCTCAAGGAAGTGCTCGAGGAGATGATCCGCCAGCTCGAGGCCGGTGCTGCGCGCCCGAACCCCGACGCGCTCGGCGCGTGGTGGAAGCAGGTCGACGAATGGCGCAGCCGCGAGTGCATGAAGTACAAGAACTCGGACGAGATCATCAAGCCGCAGTTCGTGATCCAGAAGCTGTGGGAAGTCACCGGCGGCGACGCGATCGTGACCTCCGACGTCGGCCAGCACCAGATGTGGGCCTCGCAGTACTACCGCTTCGACAAGCCGCGCCGCTGGCTCAACTCCGGCGGCCTCGGCACGATGGGCGTCGGCCTGCCCTACGCAATGGGCGCCCAGCTCGCCAACCCCGGCGCGCAGGTCGCCTGCGTGACCGGCGAAGCCTCGATCCAGATGAACATCCAGGAATTGTCGACCTGCAAGCAGTTCCGCCTGCCGATCAAGATCTGCAACCTCAACAACCGCTATCTCGGCATGGTGCGCCAGTGGCAGCAGCTCTTCCACGGCGAGCGCTACTCCGAGTCCTACATGGACTCCTTGCCCGACTTCGCGAAGCTCGCCGAAGCCTACGGCCACGTCGGCCTGCGCATCGAACGGCCCGCGGATGTCGAGGGCGCGCTGCGCGAAGCCTTCGCACGCAAGAACGACCTGGTGTTCCTCGACTTCCAGATCGATCAGACCGAAAACGTGTACCCCATGGTTCAGGGCGGCAAGGGGCTCACCGAGATGATCCTGTCCGCCGAAGACCTGTAA
- a CDS encoding RNA polymerase sigma factor, with product MANRAELSAFLQGVEKRAFKQAAYALRNDDAALDAVQDAMLKLSVSYGERPASEFPMLFQRILQNVIYDALRRQKVRNTWTTLLSSFVGDDEQDGDNDPLDTLAGEPDDARADTPHAQYERARTLAAIEREIERLPPRQREAFLMRYWEEMDIAETAAAMGCSEGSVKTHCSRATQTLAAALKAKGIEL from the coding sequence CTGGCTAACCGGGCAGAACTCTCCGCGTTTCTCCAGGGCGTCGAAAAGCGTGCGTTCAAGCAGGCGGCTTACGCGCTGCGCAACGACGACGCGGCGCTGGATGCGGTGCAGGACGCGATGCTCAAGCTCTCCGTCAGCTACGGCGAGCGCCCCGCGAGCGAGTTTCCGATGCTGTTCCAGCGCATCCTGCAGAACGTCATCTACGACGCGCTGCGGCGGCAGAAGGTGCGCAATACCTGGACGACGCTGCTGTCGTCCTTCGTCGGCGACGACGAGCAGGACGGCGACAACGATCCGCTCGACACCCTCGCGGGGGAGCCCGACGACGCGCGGGCCGATACCCCGCACGCGCAATACGAGCGCGCACGCACGCTGGCTGCGATCGAGCGCGAGATAGAGCGCTTGCCCCCCCGTCAACGGGAAGCCTTTCTCATGCGTTATTGGGAAGAGATGGATATTGCCGAGACGGCCGCGGCGATGGGCTGCTCGGAGGGGAGCGTGAAGACACACTGTTCGCGCGCCACGCAAACGCTGGCGGCTGCCTTGAAAGCGAAGGGAATCGAGTTATGA
- a CDS encoding DUF3619 family protein has translation MSEEAFARKVAARLTSGARSVDDDVAERLRRARERALAGHHPERRTFVGAIGSALRRVFPPMLRPAAVAAVVLVAVLAGDYWMTWLRVSEMEEVDTALLIDDLPIDAYLDADFKAWLQQDS, from the coding sequence ATGAGCGAGGAGGCTTTTGCCCGGAAGGTCGCGGCCCGGCTGACATCGGGCGCGCGCAGCGTTGACGATGACGTCGCGGAGCGCCTGCGGCGTGCGCGGGAGCGCGCGCTCGCCGGGCATCACCCCGAGCGGCGGACCTTCGTCGGTGCGATCGGCAGCGCGTTGCGGCGCGTGTTTCCACCGATGCTGCGTCCGGCCGCGGTCGCGGCGGTCGTTCTGGTTGCCGTGCTGGCAGGCGACTACTGGATGACGTGGCTGCGCGTGAGCGAGATGGAGGAGGTCGATACCGCGCTGCTGATCGACGACCTCCCGATCGACGCGTACCTCGACGCGGATTTCAAGGCATGGCTGCAGCAAGACTCGTGA
- a CDS encoding DUF3106 domain-containing protein, whose product MAAARLVILTLAAVLSGPVAAVAPIGAPSWSGLTSAQRAVLAPLSDDWNTMNEVQRQRWVGVADRYSRLTPEEQARIRARMRDWADLRPDQRERARDQYRALRSIPPYRRESLQEQWQRYLSIPPEERQIKSGPRITRPLQRPPVRGMQE is encoded by the coding sequence ATGGCTGCAGCAAGACTCGTGATCCTGACGCTTGCGGCCGTGCTGAGCGGCCCGGTCGCAGCGGTCGCACCGATCGGCGCCCCCTCGTGGTCGGGCCTGACGTCCGCACAGCGCGCGGTGCTTGCGCCCCTGTCGGATGACTGGAATACGATGAACGAAGTGCAGCGCCAGCGGTGGGTGGGGGTTGCCGATCGCTATTCGCGCCTCACGCCGGAGGAGCAGGCGCGCATTCGTGCGCGCATGCGGGACTGGGCGGATCTCAGGCCGGACCAGCGCGAGCGCGCGCGTGACCAGTATCGGGCGCTGCGGAGCATTCCACCCTACCGCCGCGAATCCCTGCAGGAGCAGTGGCAGCGTTATCTCAGCATTCCTCCCGAAGAACGTCAGATCAAATCCGGTCCGCGCATCACGCGTCCGTTACAGCGACCGCCCGTGCGCGGCATGCAGGAATGA
- a CDS encoding RDD family protein, with protein sequence MKKHTVKRNTPQSSRNVEPGATAGTQVVELAGLRRRLASLLYEALLLLGVLALTFMVPYLLLGVFFGFAPAGWVAWLHIYVVLGAYFMWYWRRRGQTLAMQTWKLRVVTADGRAPSLATDWLRYTLAWPSLLCFGFGLAWALVDRDRQFLHDRLAGTRIVLLP encoded by the coding sequence ATGAAGAAGCACACAGTCAAGCGCAACACCCCCCAATCGTCCCGCAACGTTGAACCTGGAGCCACTGCCGGCACCCAGGTCGTCGAACTCGCCGGCTTGCGCCGGCGCCTGGCGAGCCTGCTGTACGAGGCCCTGCTGCTCCTCGGCGTGCTGGCGCTCACCTTCATGGTTCCGTACCTGCTGCTGGGCGTCTTCTTCGGTTTCGCCCCGGCCGGGTGGGTGGCGTGGCTGCATATTTATGTCGTGCTCGGTGCGTATTTCATGTGGTACTGGCGCCGTCGCGGCCAGACGCTGGCGATGCAGACCTGGAAGCTGCGCGTCGTGACCGCCGACGGGCGTGCGCCGAGCCTCGCGACGGACTGGCTGCGCTACACGCTCGCGTGGCCCTCGCTGCTGTGCTTCGGGTTTGGGTTGGCGTGGGCGCTGGTCGATCGCGACCGCCAGTTCCTGCACGACCGCCTCGCAGGCACGCGCATCGTGTTGCTGCCCTGA
- the pepN gene encoding aminopeptidase N — protein MKTEHAPTIQRSDYTPLAWAIDEVELHFALDPEATLVTSRLRCVRRSSDAAPLRLLGDELELVSLSVDGVPAAPGQVTQGEGWIDVALDAARAEIAIVTRINPQANTALSGLYVSRGGFFTQCEAEGFRRITYFPDRPDAMTRFTVTLEADAAAYPVLLSNGNLVEEGMLEGGRHFAKWVDPFPKPSYLFALVAAKLVALERRVETASGREVLLQVWVEEGNLDRTPHAMDSLVHAMRWDEEVFGLELDLERFMIVAVSDFNMGAMENKGLNIFNAKYVLAKPDTATDVDYENIESVVAHEYFHNWTGNRVTCRDWFQLTLKEGLTVFRDQQFSADMLALAAGDAGAASARAVKRIDDVRVLRAAQFPEDAGPMAHPIRPERYQEINNFYTATVYEKGAEVIRMLHTLLGAEGFRNGMDLYFSYHDGQAVTCDDFVDCMAEANGYDLDQFMLWYSQAGTPRVKATGAWDAQTGSYTLTLSQHTPPTAGQPDKQPLVIPVAVGLIGPDGQDLALSLEGENHAGATTRVLVLSEAEQVFRFVGLAAEPVPSVLRGFSAPVILELDESDERLAFRMAHDSDAFNRWDAAQRYAERVILALAADAAAGRALVLPAAFVQAFRALLGDAALDPAFRAQAAALPSETYLLERMAPADPASLRAAQMFMMRELGEVLAAEWLAICAEMAVPGAYRYHPADAGRRALANLALKYLAAAGVSEGMARAEAQFARFDNMTEGFGALAALVQSASPAREAALSRFHERYRDDALVLDKWFALQASAWRWDAAAAPVLERVRALLGDPAFSLSNPNKVYALLGSFFRANPAEFHAADGSGHAFWADQVIALDARNPQVAARMARALENWRRFTPALRQSIRAQIERVAATPGLSPDVAEIVGKALAD, from the coding sequence ATGAAAACAGAACACGCCCCGACCATTCAACGATCCGACTACACGCCGCTGGCGTGGGCCATCGACGAAGTCGAGCTGCACTTCGCACTCGATCCCGAGGCCACCCTCGTGACGAGCCGCCTGCGTTGCGTGCGCCGGTCGTCGGATGCGGCGCCACTGCGCCTGCTGGGTGACGAGCTCGAACTCGTGAGCCTGAGCGTCGACGGTGTCCCGGCGGCGCCGGGCCAGGTCACGCAGGGCGAGGGCTGGATCGACGTTGCGCTCGACGCCGCACGGGCCGAGATCGCGATCGTCACGCGCATCAATCCGCAGGCCAACACGGCGCTCTCGGGCCTCTACGTGTCGCGTGGCGGCTTCTTCACGCAGTGCGAGGCCGAGGGGTTTCGCCGCATCACGTATTTTCCCGACCGGCCCGATGCGATGACGCGCTTCACCGTGACGCTGGAGGCCGATGCCGCGGCGTACCCGGTGCTGCTGTCGAACGGGAACCTGGTCGAGGAGGGCATGCTGGAAGGCGGGCGCCATTTCGCGAAATGGGTCGATCCCTTCCCCAAGCCGTCCTATCTCTTCGCGCTGGTCGCGGCGAAGCTCGTCGCGTTGGAGCGCCGCGTCGAAACGGCCTCGGGGCGCGAGGTGCTGCTGCAGGTGTGGGTCGAGGAGGGCAATCTCGACCGCACGCCGCATGCGATGGATTCGCTGGTGCATGCGATGCGCTGGGACGAGGAGGTGTTCGGGCTGGAACTCGACCTCGAGCGCTTCATGATCGTCGCGGTGAGCGACTTCAACATGGGCGCGATGGAGAACAAGGGCCTCAACATCTTCAACGCCAAGTACGTGCTGGCGAAGCCGGACACCGCGACCGACGTCGATTACGAGAACATCGAGAGCGTCGTCGCGCACGAGTACTTCCACAACTGGACCGGCAACCGCGTGACCTGCCGCGACTGGTTCCAGCTCACGCTCAAGGAAGGCCTGACGGTGTTCCGCGACCAGCAGTTCTCCGCGGACATGCTCGCTCTGGCCGCGGGCGACGCCGGCGCCGCGTCGGCGCGCGCGGTCAAGCGTATCGACGATGTGCGCGTGCTGCGTGCGGCGCAGTTCCCCGAGGACGCGGGGCCGATGGCGCATCCGATCCGGCCGGAGCGCTACCAGGAGATCAACAACTTCTACACCGCGACGGTGTACGAGAAGGGCGCGGAAGTCATCCGCATGCTGCATACCCTGCTGGGGGCGGAGGGTTTCCGCAACGGCATGGACCTCTACTTCAGCTATCACGACGGCCAGGCGGTGACCTGCGACGATTTCGTCGATTGCATGGCCGAAGCCAACGGCTACGATCTCGACCAGTTCATGCTGTGGTACAGCCAGGCGGGTACGCCGCGCGTGAAGGCGACCGGCGCATGGGATGCGCAGACCGGCAGCTACACCCTGACGCTGTCGCAGCACACGCCGCCGACGGCGGGGCAGCCGGACAAGCAGCCGCTGGTGATTCCGGTGGCCGTGGGCCTGATCGGGCCGGACGGGCAGGATCTGGCGCTGAGCCTGGAAGGGGAAAACCACGCCGGCGCGACGACGCGCGTGCTGGTGCTTTCCGAGGCGGAGCAGGTCTTCCGCTTCGTCGGGCTGGCCGCCGAACCGGTGCCTTCGGTGCTGCGCGGCTTCTCGGCGCCGGTGATCCTCGAATTGGACGAGAGCGACGAGCGGCTTGCGTTCCGCATGGCACACGATTCCGACGCGTTCAACCGCTGGGACGCGGCACAGCGCTATGCGGAGCGGGTGATCCTCGCGCTCGCCGCGGATGCCGCTGCCGGGCGCGCGCTCGTCCTGCCGGCGGCTTTCGTGCAGGCTTTCCGTGCGCTCCTCGGCGATGCGGCGCTGGATCCGGCCTTCCGCGCGCAGGCCGCGGCGCTACCGTCCGAGACCTATCTGCTGGAAAGGATGGCGCCCGCCGATCCGGCATCCTTGCGTGCGGCGCAGATGTTCATGATGCGCGAGCTGGGCGAGGTGCTTGCGGCGGAGTGGCTCGCGATCTGCGCCGAGATGGCGGTTCCGGGGGCGTATCGCTACCACCCGGCGGACGCGGGCAGGCGCGCGCTCGCCAATCTCGCCCTGAAATACCTCGCGGCGGCCGGCGTGTCCGAGGGAATGGCGCGGGCGGAGGCGCAGTTCGCGCGCTTCGACAACATGACCGAGGGTTTCGGTGCGCTGGCCGCACTGGTGCAGAGCGCGAGCCCGGCGCGCGAGGCGGCGCTGTCGCGCTTCCACGAGCGTTACCGCGACGACGCGCTGGTGCTCGACAAATGGTTCGCGCTGCAGGCGTCGGCCTGGCGCTGGGACGCCGCGGCGGCGCCGGTGCTCGAACGCGTGCGCGCGCTGCTGGGGGATCCCGCGTTCAGCCTCTCCAACCCGAACAAGGTATATGCGCTGCTGGGGAGCTTCTTCCGCGCCAACCCGGCCGAGTTCCACGCGGCCGACGGCAGCGGGCATGCGTTCTGGGCCGATCAGGTGATCGCGCTGGATGCGCGCAATCCGCAGGTGGCGGCGCGCATGGCCCGCGCGCTGGAGAACTGGCGGCGCTTCACGCCGGCGCTGCGGCAGAGCATCCGCGCGCAGATCGAGCGGGTCGCCGCAACGCCGGGGCTGTCGCCCGACGTCGCGGAAATCGTCGGCAAGGCGCTGGCGGACTGA
- a CDS encoding CBS domain-containing protein yields the protein MLATTVTVRQILEQKGSTTHSVTPGVSVLDALTTMARHDIGSVLVIENDRLVGIFTERDYARKIVLKGLNSREATVGDVMTPNVCTITPSLAIDSVMNIMTENRFRHLPVVEHGQIVGIVTIGDVVKTIIDQQEKTINHLSNYISGELTT from the coding sequence ATGCTTGCGACGACTGTGACAGTGCGACAGATTCTTGAACAGAAGGGCTCGACGACGCACTCGGTGACACCCGGCGTCAGCGTCCTCGACGCCCTGACGACGATGGCCAGGCACGACATCGGCTCCGTGCTGGTGATCGAGAACGACCGCCTCGTCGGCATCTTCACGGAACGCGACTACGCGCGGAAAATCGTGCTCAAAGGCCTCAATTCGCGCGAAGCCACCGTGGGCGACGTGATGACGCCGAACGTGTGCACGATCACGCCCTCACTGGCGATCGACTCGGTGATGAACATCATGACGGAAAACCGCTTCCGTCACCTCCCGGTCGTCGAACACGGCCAGATCGTCGGCATCGTCACGATCGGCGACGTCGTCAAGACCATCATCGACCAGCAGGAAAAGACGATCAACCACCTGTCGAACTACATCTCCGGCGAGCTGACCACCTGA
- the panC gene encoding pantoate--beta-alanine ligase, translated as MQIHTTIESLRAARKTAGRVAFVPTMGNLHDGHITLMRQAGEKADAVIASIFVNRLQFGPREDFNSYPRTLAADCEKLEAAGVAHLFAPDEGVMYPEPQHYHVDPAPAQISILEGEFRPGHFRGVATVVLKLLNIVQPDLALFGKKDYQQLMVLRNMVHQLGIPVEVMPGETVRADDGLALSSRNGYLSPEERAEAPRLYRQLLRICEAVRRGDHDFLKLETEAVAELAAHGWKPDYIAVRRRADLQPPVQADNPLVVLAAAKLGRTRLIDNIEI; from the coding sequence ATGCAGATCCATACGACAATCGAGAGCCTGCGCGCCGCGCGCAAGACCGCCGGCCGGGTGGCCTTCGTCCCGACGATGGGCAACCTGCACGACGGCCACATCACGCTGATGCGCCAGGCCGGCGAGAAGGCCGATGCCGTCATCGCCAGCATCTTCGTCAATCGCCTGCAGTTCGGCCCGCGCGAGGACTTCAACAGCTATCCGCGCACGCTCGCCGCGGACTGCGAAAAGCTCGAGGCCGCCGGCGTCGCCCACCTCTTCGCTCCCGACGAGGGCGTGATGTACCCGGAACCGCAGCACTACCACGTCGATCCGGCGCCGGCGCAGATCAGCATCCTCGAAGGCGAGTTCCGCCCCGGCCATTTCCGCGGCGTCGCCACGGTCGTGCTGAAGCTGCTCAACATCGTCCAGCCCGACCTCGCGCTGTTCGGCAAGAAGGACTACCAACAGCTGATGGTCCTGCGCAACATGGTGCACCAGCTCGGCATCCCCGTCGAAGTGATGCCGGGCGAGACCGTGCGCGCCGACGACGGCCTCGCGCTGTCCTCGCGCAACGGCTACCTCTCGCCGGAAGAGCGTGCCGAGGCGCCGCGCCTTTATCGCCAGCTCCTGCGCATCTGCGAAGCGGTGCGCCGCGGCGACCACGATTTCCTCAAGCTCGAGACGGAAGCCGTCGCCGAGCTCGCCGCGCACGGCTGGAAACCCGATTACATCGCCGTGCGCCGCCGCGCCGACCTGCAGCCCCCGGTCCAGGCCGACAATCCGCTCGTCGTGCTCGCCGCAGCCAAGCTCGGGCGTACCCGCCTCATCGACAACATCGAAATCTGA
- the panB gene encoding 3-methyl-2-oxobutanoate hydroxymethyltransferase, giving the protein MSYLQDEKPVTLSELGKMRAEGRKIAMLTCYDASFAALLERAGVDVALVGDSLGNVVQGQKSTLPVTLDQMVYHTECVARANTRLFVVADMPFGSYQESPEQALRNAARLMAAGAHMVKLEGGTFMAGTVRFLVERGVPVCAHIGLTPQSVNQLGGYRVQGRTEAGAAQLKADALALEQAGAALMVMEMVPAAVAGEVTASLTSMATIGIGAGPACDGQVLVLHDMIGVYPGKKARFVRNFMPGAASIEDAVASYVRAVKDGSFPAAEHCY; this is encoded by the coding sequence ATGAGCTACCTTCAGGACGAAAAACCGGTCACCCTGTCCGAGCTGGGCAAGATGCGCGCCGAAGGGCGCAAGATCGCCATGCTTACCTGCTATGACGCGAGCTTCGCCGCGCTGCTCGAGCGCGCCGGCGTGGATGTCGCGCTGGTCGGCGATTCGCTGGGCAACGTCGTGCAGGGCCAGAAGTCGACCCTGCCGGTGACGCTCGACCAGATGGTGTACCACACCGAATGCGTCGCCCGCGCGAACACCCGCCTCTTCGTCGTCGCGGACATGCCCTTCGGCAGCTATCAGGAAAGCCCCGAGCAGGCCCTGCGCAACGCCGCGCGCCTCATGGCGGCCGGGGCCCACATGGTCAAGCTCGAAGGCGGCACCTTCATGGCCGGGACCGTGCGCTTCCTCGTCGAGCGCGGCGTCCCCGTGTGCGCCCACATCGGCCTCACGCCGCAATCGGTGAACCAGCTCGGCGGCTACCGGGTGCAGGGCCGTACCGAAGCCGGTGCCGCGCAGCTCAAGGCGGACGCGCTCGCGCTGGAGCAGGCCGGCGCCGCCCTCATGGTCATGGAGATGGTCCCCGCCGCCGTGGCCGGCGAAGTCACCGCCAGCCTCACGTCGATGGCGACGATAGGCATCGGCGCCGGCCCGGCCTGCGACGGCCAGGTCCTGGTGCTGCACGACATGATCGGCGTCTACCCCGGCAAGAAGGCGCGCTTCGTCAGGAATTTCATGCCCGGCGCGGCCAGCATCGAGGACGCGGTCGCCAGCTACGTCCGCGCGGTCAAGGATGGCAGCTTCCCCGCTGCCGAACATTGCTACTGA